One genomic window of Candidatus Kuenenia stuttgartiensis includes the following:
- a CDS encoding tetratricopeptide repeat protein translates to MIHRIKHITCLILMHVFLFHFIGCGKEEKDLTSAVQQKESSMHGGKVQGMHGTSRPDKEIEAAKAAVEANPNDPAVYYNLAVLSDKKGMLDEAVDAYKKATELNPSSEEALVGLGKVLNKKAKSDEAITAFEKALAININNAEAYEGLGLVHVHKGGPDEAIRLFNRAVAINPDLVESRYNLGILYAKNGQFEEAIAEWLKAIKINPKRTEFHYNLGIAYTKLGKLEDAIAVWQNALENTEEISSFLYLIGLVYIEKGDAKSAESFLNKALEVDPEFYDVHKVLEELYRSQGMHSEADRHAEIYKSNYSAHH, encoded by the coding sequence ATGATACATAGAATCAAACATATTACCTGTCTCATCCTGATGCATGTATTTCTTTTTCACTTTATCGGTTGTGGAAAAGAAGAAAAGGATTTAACGTCAGCCGTTCAGCAAAAAGAGAGTTCGATGCATGGTGGAAAAGTACAGGGCATGCACGGTACCTCAAGACCGGACAAAGAGATAGAAGCGGCAAAAGCGGCTGTTGAAGCGAACCCGAACGACCCGGCTGTGTATTACAATTTAGCCGTTCTTTCTGATAAAAAAGGGATGCTTGACGAAGCGGTGGACGCATACAAAAAGGCAACGGAACTAAATCCTTCTTCCGAGGAAGCCTTAGTAGGTCTAGGCAAAGTATTAAATAAGAAGGCAAAATCTGACGAAGCAATCACCGCATTTGAAAAGGCGCTTGCCATAAATATCAACAACGCAGAAGCCTATGAGGGGTTAGGTCTTGTACATGTTCATAAGGGAGGGCCGGATGAGGCGATCAGACTCTTTAACAGAGCTGTTGCGATAAATCCGGACCTTGTTGAATCCCGGTATAATTTGGGCATTCTCTATGCGAAAAACGGGCAATTTGAGGAGGCGATTGCTGAGTGGTTAAAGGCCATTAAGATCAATCCTAAGAGAACAGAATTCCATTATAACCTTGGGATTGCCTACACAAAATTAGGAAAGCTGGAAGACGCTATTGCTGTGTGGCAAAACGCATTGGAAAATACTGAAGAAATATCAAGTTTTCTCTATTTGATCGGACTTGTTTACATAGAAAAAGGGGATGCTAAAAGCGCCGAATCCTTCCTTAATAAAGCGCTTGAAGTTGATCCCGAATTTTACGATGTACACAAAGTGCTTGAGGAACTCTATCGTTCACAGGGCATGCATAGTGAAGCCGACCGCCATGCTGAAATATACAAAAGCAATTACAGCGCCCACCACTAA